A part of Streptomyces sp. NBC_01451 genomic DNA contains:
- a CDS encoding 3-hydroxyacyl-CoA dehydrogenase NAD-binding domain-containing protein, producing MSTTELLKGAAELFPDEVVTSAHVRHLDLPFNAGRFALITLDNGFDHTKPTTFGPASLANLSIAIDQVEKEASAGEIVGVGITGKPFIFAVGADLKGVELLKNHSDALAIGKGGHEVFKRLAQIAVPTFGYYNGAAMGGGVEVGLHCSYRTVSAALPAFSLPEVFLGLVPGWGGCTLLPNLIGADKAVTVIIENSLNQNKQLKGGQVYDLGIADALFEGADFLEQSLLWTAAVLKGEIVVERPAIDRGEAWDQAVARGRSVADSKVHGAAPAAYRALDIIAAAKDGDLQKGYDAEDVALADLIMGGELRSGIYAFNLVQKRGKRPAGAPDKSLARPVTKVGVVGAGLMASQLALLFLRRLEVPVVLTDIDQERVDKGVGYVHSEIDKLLLKGRVNQDKANRLKALVTGVLDKAEGFSDADFIIEAVFEEIGVKQQVFAEVEAVAPAHAILATNTSSLSVTEMASKLKNPERVVGFHFFNPVAILPLLEIVRGEQTDDASLATAFGVAKKLKKTAVLVKDAPAFVVNRILTRFMGEIQNVIDEGTSVEVAEKAVEPLGLPMSPLVLLELVGPAIGLHVSETLNRAFPDRFTVSPNLAAVVKAGKRGFYVYDSGKPELDPEVAALLKQGDVVLSEEQVRDRVLDAVAQEIGLMLDEGVVAEAQDIDLCLITGAGWPFHLGGVTPYLDREGVSERVNGKRFLAQGLASVPA from the coding sequence GTGAGCACCACCGAACTCCTCAAGGGCGCGGCCGAGCTGTTCCCCGACGAGGTCGTGACGTCCGCGCACGTACGCCACCTCGACCTGCCGTTCAACGCCGGCCGCTTCGCGCTGATCACCCTCGACAACGGCTTCGACCACACCAAGCCGACCACCTTCGGCCCGGCCTCGCTGGCGAACCTGAGCATCGCCATCGACCAGGTCGAGAAGGAGGCGTCGGCCGGCGAGATCGTCGGTGTCGGCATCACCGGCAAGCCGTTCATCTTCGCGGTCGGCGCCGACCTCAAGGGCGTCGAGCTCCTGAAGAACCACTCCGACGCGCTCGCCATCGGCAAGGGCGGCCACGAGGTCTTCAAGCGGCTGGCCCAGATCGCCGTCCCGACCTTCGGCTACTACAACGGTGCCGCCATGGGTGGTGGCGTCGAGGTCGGTCTGCACTGCTCGTACCGGACCGTCTCCGCGGCCCTGCCGGCCTTCTCGCTGCCCGAGGTCTTCCTCGGTCTGGTCCCCGGCTGGGGCGGCTGCACGCTGCTGCCGAACCTGATCGGCGCCGACAAGGCCGTCACGGTGATCATCGAGAACTCGCTCAACCAGAACAAGCAGCTCAAGGGCGGGCAGGTCTACGACCTCGGGATCGCCGACGCGCTCTTCGAGGGCGCGGACTTCCTGGAGCAGTCGCTGCTGTGGACGGCCGCCGTCCTCAAGGGCGAGATCGTCGTCGAGCGCCCGGCGATCGACCGCGGCGAGGCCTGGGACCAGGCCGTCGCGCGCGGCCGGTCCGTCGCCGACAGCAAGGTGCACGGGGCCGCCCCGGCCGCCTACCGCGCGCTGGACATCATCGCCGCGGCCAAGGACGGCGACCTGCAGAAGGGGTACGACGCCGAGGACGTGGCGCTCGCCGACCTGATCATGGGCGGCGAACTGCGCTCCGGCATCTACGCCTTCAACCTGGTCCAGAAGCGCGGCAAGCGCCCCGCCGGCGCGCCGGACAAGTCGCTGGCCCGTCCGGTCACCAAGGTCGGTGTCGTCGGCGCCGGTCTGATGGCCTCGCAGCTCGCGCTGCTCTTCCTGCGCCGCCTTGAGGTGCCGGTCGTGCTGACCGACATCGACCAGGAGCGCGTCGACAAGGGTGTGGGCTACGTCCACTCCGAGATCGACAAGCTGCTGCTCAAGGGCCGCGTCAACCAGGACAAGGCCAACCGCCTGAAGGCCCTGGTCACCGGTGTGCTGGACAAGGCGGAGGGCTTCTCCGACGCCGACTTCATCATCGAGGCCGTCTTCGAGGAGATCGGCGTCAAGCAGCAGGTGTTCGCGGAGGTCGAGGCGGTCGCCCCGGCGCACGCGATCCTCGCGACGAACACGTCGTCCCTGTCGGTGACGGAGATGGCGTCCAAGCTCAAGAACCCCGAGCGGGTCGTGGGCTTCCACTTCTTCAACCCGGTCGCGATCCTCCCGCTGCTGGAGATCGTGCGCGGCGAGCAGACCGACGACGCCTCGCTGGCCACGGCGTTCGGTGTCGCCAAGAAGCTGAAGAAGACCGCGGTGCTGGTGAAGGACGCTCCGGCGTTCGTCGTGAACCGCATCCTCACCCGCTTCATGGGCGAGATCCAGAACGTGATCGACGAGGGTACGTCGGTCGAGGTCGCGGAGAAGGCGGTCGAGCCGCTGGGCCTGCCGATGTCGCCGCTGGTGCTGCTGGAGCTGGTCGGTCCGGCGATCGGTCTGCACGTCTCGGAGACCCTCAACCGGGCGTTCCCGGACCGCTTCACGGTCTCGCCGAACCTCGCCGCCGTCGTCAAGGCCGGCAAGCGCGGCTTCTACGTGTACGACAGCGGGAAGCCCGAGCTGGACCCCGAGGTCGCCGCGCTGCTGAAGCAGGGTGACGTCGTCCTGAGCGAGGAGCAGGTGCGGGACCGGGTGCTCGACGCGGTCGCCCAGGAGATCGGGCTCATGCTCGACGAGGGTGTCGTCGCCGAGGCCCAGGACATCGACCTGTGCCTGATCACCGGCGCGGGGTGGCCCTTCCACCTGGGCGGTGTCACGCCGTACCTGGACCGCGAGGGTGTCTCCGAGCGGGTGAACGGGAAGCGGTTCCTGGCCCAGGGCCTGGCGAGCGTCCCGGCGTAA
- a CDS encoding cellulose binding domain-containing protein has translation MSSNRRQPRPRSRVWPKIKLLLLVGAVVAGGTALYPLWRAANPDPPELTVRYRTDTAATAVAARPSLEVFNESKQSLPLSEVTLRYYFTADGASAYAFNCVQAAVGCSNIAGTIGTPDEPTDTADRYLEIAFTAGAGSLKPGANSEGIEVQLYRVDHKELKQSNDRSFDDTMTSYKESKKVTAYKRGVLAWGEEPNGDKPKSDSAGTPSASAAAGRAPVVPAKAVFDNFNYLGPKDPALFKHGWLVRTSKGGPGIDDTWSADGVSFPTEANAQGHGQVLQLRATTDGTKAGTKQASLGTAATEFREGTYAARIHFSDKPTEGENGDHVNQTFYTIGGSGTKYSELDNEYMPNGGWGAPGPKLDTTSWYSVEAGDRVTTKTEESLAGWHTMLITVADDVVTYRMDGRKLFTSTGKYVPRAGMSVNFNTWFVDLPFKGDRTWDMKVDWLYYNAGATLSQKQVETAVKGFSDSGMNYFDTVAKP, from the coding sequence GTGTCGTCCAACCGCCGACAGCCCCGCCCCCGCAGCCGGGTCTGGCCCAAGATCAAGCTGCTGCTCCTCGTGGGCGCGGTCGTTGCCGGCGGTACGGCGCTCTATCCGCTGTGGCGAGCCGCGAATCCGGATCCGCCGGAGCTCACCGTCCGGTACCGGACCGACACGGCGGCCACGGCGGTGGCGGCCAGGCCGTCGCTGGAGGTCTTCAACGAGTCGAAGCAGTCGCTGCCCCTGAGCGAGGTGACGCTCCGGTACTACTTCACCGCGGACGGCGCCTCCGCGTACGCCTTCAACTGCGTCCAGGCCGCTGTCGGCTGCTCGAACATCGCCGGAACCATCGGCACACCGGACGAGCCCACCGACACCGCCGACCGGTACCTCGAAATCGCGTTCACGGCCGGGGCGGGTTCCCTGAAGCCGGGTGCGAACAGCGAGGGCATCGAAGTGCAGCTCTACCGCGTCGACCACAAGGAGCTGAAGCAGTCCAACGACCGCTCCTTCGACGACACGATGACGAGCTACAAGGAGTCGAAGAAGGTGACCGCGTACAAGCGCGGTGTCCTCGCCTGGGGCGAGGAACCGAACGGCGACAAGCCCAAGAGCGACAGCGCGGGGACGCCGTCGGCATCCGCCGCGGCCGGCCGGGCGCCGGTCGTCCCCGCCAAGGCCGTCTTCGACAACTTCAACTACCTCGGCCCCAAGGACCCGGCACTCTTCAAGCACGGCTGGCTGGTCCGCACCAGCAAGGGCGGCCCGGGAATCGACGACACCTGGTCGGCGGACGGCGTCAGCTTCCCCACCGAGGCGAACGCCCAGGGCCACGGCCAGGTGCTCCAGCTGCGCGCCACCACGGACGGCACCAAGGCCGGTACGAAGCAGGCGAGCCTCGGGACCGCCGCCACCGAGTTCCGCGAAGGCACGTACGCGGCCCGGATCCACTTCAGCGACAAGCCGACCGAGGGCGAGAACGGCGACCACGTCAACCAGACCTTCTACACGATCGGCGGCAGCGGCACCAAGTACAGCGAACTGGACAACGAGTACATGCCGAACGGCGGCTGGGGCGCGCCCGGCCCCAAGCTCGACACCACCAGCTGGTACAGCGTCGAGGCCGGGGACCGGGTCACCACCAAGACCGAGGAGAGCCTCGCCGGGTGGCACACCATGCTGATCACGGTCGCCGACGACGTGGTCACCTACCGCATGGACGGCCGGAAGCTGTTCACCAGCACCGGCAAGTACGTCCCTCGCGCCGGTATGTCGGTGAACTTCAACACCTGGTTCGTGGACCTGCCGTTCAAGGGCGACCGCACCTGGGACATGAAGGTCGACTGGCTGTACTACAACGCCGGCGCCACCCTCTCGCAGAAGCAGGTCGAAACGGCGGTGAAGGGCTTCAGCGACAGCGGCATGAACTACTTCGACACGGTCGCCAAGCCCTGA
- a CDS encoding polysaccharide deacetylase family protein, producing MSNEPLSPRALSRRSALRLAGTGGLATAGGTLVGAATAQPAAAAAAAAAIGGLGTPPPYAPSGRRPKYRRATWSQQFQAGHGWSAGGAGTASAEPNDTSVFVRGTQSVRVTTTGTGTQSYVRRTAQPAMNLTGKMIRLLLRVEDTAKLSKLVFYLGSGSFANFFAWTFHNHSATSANYVQSGEWVTVHLQWADVTSAVGTYSMSAAGVPSTRTGFTDMSFAVYDNAGGPVTYRLQSVELVPDTSTVFPKGAVSLTFDDSHSSVHSLARPTMDAYGFAGTVYNIADAIGTGTFLTVDQMRSMQDFSGWEMGGHSYATAAHTASYSSLTAQQVDDDFRQLREWLVSNGFNSEHFAYPHGAFQKTTDGVPVDLIATRHFTTARSIISETIESFAPAMPYRLKALTGINDGSGIGGTTLAALTAAGGRLDRCANNGDWLILCLHRIVAGTPASSTEISQAGLDTLMAAISSRGIPVVTVSEAMAYYT from the coding sequence ATGAGCAATGAGCCGTTGTCACCACGCGCCCTGAGCCGGCGCTCCGCACTGCGCCTGGCCGGCACGGGAGGTCTCGCGACCGCCGGAGGCACGCTGGTGGGCGCCGCGACGGCCCAGCCCGCGGCGGCTGCCGCAGCAGCAGCGGCGATCGGCGGACTCGGCACACCGCCGCCGTACGCCCCGTCGGGACGCCGGCCCAAGTACCGTCGGGCCACCTGGAGCCAGCAGTTCCAGGCAGGGCACGGCTGGTCCGCCGGGGGCGCCGGCACCGCGTCGGCCGAACCGAACGACACCTCGGTCTTCGTCCGCGGAACACAGTCGGTGCGGGTCACCACCACGGGTACGGGCACCCAGTCGTACGTCCGCAGGACCGCCCAGCCCGCGATGAACCTGACCGGGAAGATGATCCGTCTGCTGCTGCGGGTCGAGGACACGGCCAAGCTGTCCAAGCTGGTCTTCTACCTCGGCAGCGGCTCGTTCGCGAACTTCTTCGCCTGGACGTTCCACAACCACTCGGCCACGTCGGCCAACTACGTCCAGTCGGGTGAATGGGTCACGGTCCACCTCCAGTGGGCCGACGTCACCAGCGCGGTCGGCACGTACTCGATGTCCGCCGCCGGTGTGCCCTCCACCAGGACCGGGTTCACCGACATGTCGTTCGCCGTGTACGACAACGCGGGCGGACCGGTGACGTACCGGCTGCAGTCCGTCGAGCTGGTACCCGACACCAGCACCGTCTTCCCGAAGGGAGCCGTCTCGCTCACCTTCGACGACTCCCACAGCTCGGTCCACAGCCTGGCCCGGCCGACGATGGACGCGTACGGGTTCGCCGGCACGGTCTACAACATCGCCGACGCGATCGGCACCGGCACCTTCCTGACCGTCGACCAGATGCGCTCGATGCAGGACTTCTCCGGCTGGGAGATGGGCGGGCACTCGTACGCGACGGCAGCCCACACGGCGAGCTACAGCAGCCTCACCGCGCAGCAGGTGGACGACGACTTCCGGCAGTTGCGGGAGTGGCTGGTGTCCAATGGCTTCAACAGCGAGCACTTCGCGTATCCGCACGGCGCGTTCCAGAAGACGACGGACGGCGTTCCGGTGGATCTCATCGCGACCCGCCACTTCACCACGGCCAGATCGATCATCTCCGAGACGATCGAGTCCTTCGCCCCGGCGATGCCGTACCGCCTCAAGGCCCTGACGGGCATCAACGACGGTTCGGGCATCGGAGGCACCACGCTGGCCGCCCTGACCGCCGCGGGCGGCAGGCTGGACCGCTGTGCGAACAACGGCGACTGGCTCATCCTCTGTCTGCACAGGATCGTCGCCGGAACTCCGGCCAGCAGTACGGAGATCAGCCAGGCCGGGCTCGACACGCTCATGGCGGCGATCAGCTCCCGGGGCATCCCGGTGGTGACCGTCTCGGAGGCGATGGCCTACTACACCTGA